Proteins encoded by one window of Rubinisphaera margarita:
- a CDS encoding RNA polymerase sigma factor, which yields MNNSDFIQALKNREQEAVHYLSDSFLPAVWRLAYLQSNGNSHLAEDVASDAVMELVKAVEGGTEIENPVAWMRTVVRNKVADHMRAAKRVRHLMDKVQHESPCVSEPEGEQMQLQLERQSEVRQAMSRLPEHYQLALEWKYIDHKSLDEIAERLGSSRKSVESILFRARRDLRDAVQGLEKQQEQEVVRRKVAGEDGESPGESPCMLDEEHAGESYRERPSCEEAEVGPGK from the coding sequence TTGAACAATTCCGACTTCATCCAGGCACTCAAGAATCGAGAGCAGGAAGCCGTTCACTACTTGAGTGACAGCTTCCTGCCGGCGGTCTGGCGTCTGGCGTATCTGCAGTCGAACGGGAATTCTCATCTGGCCGAGGACGTCGCCAGCGATGCGGTGATGGAGCTGGTGAAAGCGGTCGAAGGAGGGACCGAAATCGAAAACCCGGTTGCCTGGATGCGAACGGTCGTTCGCAACAAGGTGGCCGATCACATGAGAGCCGCCAAGAGAGTGCGGCATCTGATGGACAAGGTTCAGCACGAGTCCCCATGTGTTTCGGAGCCGGAGGGAGAGCAGATGCAGTTGCAGCTCGAACGACAGTCCGAAGTGAGGCAGGCAATGAGCAGATTGCCGGAGCACTACCAGCTTGCTCTGGAGTGGAAGTACATCGACCACAAAAGCCTCGACGAGATCGCTGAGCGGTTGGGATCGTCCAGAAAGAGTGTGGAATCGATTCTGTTCCGGGCCCGCAGGGATTTAAGAGATGCCGTGCAGGGGCTGGAGAAGCAGCAGGAACAGGAAGTCGTCCGACGTAAGGTCGCGGGAGAGGATGGGGAATCGCCTGGAGAGTCCCCCTGCATGCTCGATGAGGAACATGCAGGGGAATCTTATCGCGAGAGACCGTCTTGTGAGGAAGCGGAAGTCGGGCCAGGGAAATGA
- a CDS encoding DUF1549 and DUF1553 domain-containing protein yields MASEFEHPEIPEDDAKSLTMNVRPDANGKVAVLPASEAEEREFEQLLSGALTVPPVPRTLLKRLDREIAAEWGVSPELVTRNQGLAGRAMSRLRRVSVMSVSVAALLVMIGFSMLMENPQCRAWAGLVSRMMSQGIVELRSAESVRWLNLQAGIVGQEEPGLSTLVDVDRKVVTVWQTGVGHSVIRQDSLPGSGLSREALLVGFLSGAEDWRQFAAENQNLRAVEEQWIARAEGGGGQLSVQFAGERSHALKLNLTMPEPSALPLASELIDNTRSTPESALLSYASESKSVLRRLVEQGTTEHEEIRTALQNEAPVATSDPGENSTVAQHDAVPGMKNGLQIAAVPDGIRNAPGTLVAARALVSDPPAQWPAVRKVPAAPISVEVEKLNRLMAELWRTNNVAPVRAATDDEMLRRTYLDLAGRIPTVAEVRDFLNDQSPNRYERLINRLLDSPDHASHLAAVWRSFLIPEGVDLSVFGGVAAFDRWLAEEFEANKPYNEVVSDLLLAEGRLSRSGPLLFYSAVKLNPEELAARTSRVFLGMRLECAQCHDHPFEPWTQKDFWGMAAFFAQISRPKGELEAVSTVMRVSDIDRGEVMIPEFDLVVKPHYLGERTPATSEGTKSRRQLLVDWLANAENPYFARATVNRVWGHLFGRGIVDPIDDFGTQHKPLSPELLEQLAERFVATNFDLRDLVRTIVLSRPYRLTSGADEVNETRQQWFAQMTVKTLTAAQMYDCISVATMLENNVPGSARVLTTNRIGNNERDQFIQEFHTPAGQQTDYHAGIPQALTLMNGGLIDGATGLARSGLLSSLEAPFFSDQERLEILFLATLSRLPRDDERLVFGEYIRPELSDEEKRENFADLLWALLNSAEFTMNH; encoded by the coding sequence ATGGCCAGCGAATTTGAACATCCCGAGATTCCCGAAGACGACGCGAAGTCGCTGACGATGAACGTCCGGCCTGACGCGAACGGGAAGGTGGCGGTTCTTCCGGCGTCTGAAGCCGAAGAACGCGAGTTCGAACAACTACTCTCCGGAGCTCTGACTGTTCCGCCGGTACCGCGAACTCTGCTCAAGCGGCTCGATAGAGAGATTGCAGCCGAATGGGGTGTTTCTCCTGAACTCGTGACGCGAAATCAGGGACTGGCCGGTCGGGCGATGTCCCGTCTGCGTCGCGTCTCGGTGATGTCGGTGAGCGTGGCGGCTCTGCTGGTCATGATCGGGTTCTCGATGTTGATGGAGAATCCGCAATGCCGCGCCTGGGCCGGGCTCGTTTCCCGCATGATGTCCCAGGGAATCGTGGAACTGCGATCTGCTGAATCCGTCCGCTGGCTCAATCTGCAGGCCGGCATTGTGGGGCAGGAAGAGCCGGGGCTCTCCACGCTGGTGGATGTCGATCGGAAAGTCGTGACCGTCTGGCAGACTGGTGTCGGCCACAGCGTGATCCGACAGGACTCACTCCCCGGATCTGGCCTGAGTCGTGAAGCTTTGCTGGTCGGTTTTCTTTCCGGCGCCGAGGACTGGCGACAGTTTGCAGCCGAGAATCAGAATCTGCGGGCCGTTGAAGAGCAGTGGATCGCCCGAGCCGAGGGGGGGGGCGGTCAGCTCTCGGTGCAGTTTGCCGGCGAACGCTCCCACGCGTTGAAGCTGAATCTGACCATGCCCGAGCCGTCCGCATTGCCACTTGCGAGCGAGTTGATCGACAACACGAGAAGTACGCCAGAATCGGCTCTGTTGTCCTATGCCTCCGAATCGAAGTCTGTTCTCAGACGACTGGTGGAGCAGGGGACGACGGAACACGAAGAGATCCGAACCGCACTTCAGAACGAAGCTCCTGTGGCGACATCGGACCCCGGTGAGAATTCGACCGTCGCTCAACACGATGCCGTCCCAGGGATGAAGAACGGACTTCAGATTGCAGCTGTGCCCGATGGAATTCGCAATGCTCCCGGCACGCTGGTCGCCGCCCGGGCGCTTGTCAGCGATCCCCCGGCTCAGTGGCCAGCCGTCCGGAAAGTTCCCGCTGCCCCGATTTCAGTGGAAGTCGAGAAGCTGAACCGATTGATGGCCGAGCTCTGGAGAACGAACAATGTCGCTCCGGTGAGAGCAGCGACCGATGACGAGATGCTGCGACGTACCTATCTCGACCTCGCAGGCCGAATTCCGACCGTGGCCGAAGTTCGTGACTTCCTCAATGATCAGAGTCCGAATCGCTACGAGCGGCTCATCAATCGACTGCTCGACAGTCCCGATCATGCATCGCATCTGGCAGCTGTATGGCGATCGTTTCTGATTCCAGAAGGCGTCGACCTGTCGGTCTTCGGCGGGGTGGCTGCGTTCGATCGCTGGCTGGCCGAAGAGTTCGAAGCGAACAAGCCGTATAACGAAGTCGTCAGCGATCTCCTGCTGGCTGAAGGGCGGTTGTCGCGCTCTGGTCCACTGCTGTTTTACTCCGCTGTAAAGCTGAATCCCGAAGAACTCGCCGCACGAACATCGCGAGTGTTCCTGGGTATGCGTCTCGAATGTGCTCAATGCCACGATCATCCGTTCGAGCCATGGACGCAGAAAGACTTCTGGGGCATGGCGGCCTTCTTCGCTCAGATTTCCCGTCCCAAGGGAGAGCTCGAAGCAGTCTCGACCGTCATGCGGGTCAGCGATATCGATCGGGGGGAAGTGATGATTCCCGAGTTCGATCTGGTCGTAAAGCCTCACTACCTCGGCGAGCGAACTCCGGCTACTTCAGAAGGAACGAAGTCGCGTCGCCAGCTGCTGGTTGACTGGCTGGCCAACGCCGAGAACCCATATTTCGCCCGGGCAACTGTGAATCGCGTGTGGGGGCATCTGTTCGGCCGGGGAATTGTCGATCCGATCGACGATTTCGGTACGCAGCATAAACCCCTTTCGCCGGAACTTCTCGAGCAGCTGGCGGAACGGTTCGTCGCGACGAACTTCGATTTGCGAGATCTCGTGCGAACGATTGTCCTCTCGCGTCCCTATCGGCTGACGAGTGGAGCCGACGAGGTGAACGAGACGCGGCAGCAGTGGTTTGCTCAGATGACCGTGAAAACGCTGACAGCCGCCCAGATGTACGACTGCATCAGTGTGGCGACCATGCTGGAGAACAACGTTCCCGGCAGTGCCCGGGTGTTGACGACCAACCGCATCGGTAATAACGAACGGGATCAGTTCATTCAGGAATTCCACACGCCCGCCGGTCAGCAGACCGACTATCACGCCGGGATTCCGCAGGCGTTGACTCTGATGAACGGCGGCTTGATTGACGGGGCCACCGGGCTGGCCCGCAGTGGTTTGCTCAGTTCTCTGGAAGCTCCGTTTTTCAGCGATCAGGAACGTCTGGAGATTCTGTTTCTGGCGACGTTGTCGCGGCTGCCGCGAGATGATGAACGGCTCGTCTTCGGCGAATACATTCGTCCGGAGTTGTCGGACGAGGAGAAACGCGAGAACTTCGCCGACCTGTTGTGGGCTCTGCTCAACAGTGCGGAATTCACGATGAATCACTGA
- a CDS encoding DUF1501 domain-containing protein — protein MSNTSAVSRRSMLSLLSAGIGGASVSGWFPAFAQELAAAKERKRHCILLWMSGGPSQTDTFDLKPDHENGGEFKEIQTNVPGVRFSEHLPRLAEQADKLAILRGMSTKEGDHGRGTYLMRTGYRPMGPLNYPSIGCSIANQLGSGEMSLPTNVCIGAYRSFNQEAFGPGYLGAKFNPLIVGAADVPGSLLGGQQGFAELKVESLERPQRITDARMEKRLKMWSQLQTQFLKSRDTGAPASHNTIYEAAVNLMNSRDAQAFDLTEEPLEVRERYGRSVFGQGCLLARRLVERGVPFIEVSLGTNSGGVGWDTHSNIFEDVRSLSGELDAGWASLMEDLEERGLLESTTIIWMGEFGRTPKINNTGGRDHFPRAWTTVLAGGGIAGGQAYGQTTADGMSVTDGQVSVQDMLATVCEAIGIGGSATNLAPNGRPVPIAEGIPISEVLA, from the coding sequence ATGAGCAACACCTCGGCAGTTTCACGACGAAGCATGCTGTCCCTGCTCTCCGCCGGAATTGGCGGAGCGAGCGTCAGCGGATGGTTTCCTGCATTCGCTCAGGAGCTCGCGGCGGCAAAGGAACGGAAGCGGCATTGTATCCTGCTGTGGATGAGCGGTGGTCCGTCTCAAACCGATACCTTCGACCTGAAGCCCGATCATGAGAACGGAGGCGAGTTCAAGGAGATTCAGACGAACGTCCCCGGCGTTCGGTTCAGCGAGCATCTGCCCCGTCTGGCCGAGCAGGCTGACAAACTTGCCATCCTGCGAGGGATGAGTACCAAAGAAGGGGACCATGGCCGGGGAACGTATCTCATGCGAACCGGTTACCGTCCGATGGGACCATTGAACTATCCGAGCATCGGCTGTTCGATCGCCAATCAACTCGGTTCCGGAGAGATGTCGTTGCCGACCAACGTCTGCATTGGAGCATACCGGTCCTTCAACCAGGAAGCGTTCGGGCCGGGTTACCTGGGAGCGAAATTCAATCCGCTGATCGTGGGAGCAGCCGATGTCCCCGGGAGCTTACTCGGCGGGCAGCAGGGATTTGCGGAACTGAAAGTCGAATCTCTGGAGCGACCGCAACGGATTACTGACGCCCGCATGGAGAAGCGTCTGAAGATGTGGTCGCAACTGCAGACTCAATTCCTGAAGTCCCGTGACACAGGCGCTCCCGCATCGCACAACACCATCTACGAAGCCGCCGTCAATCTGATGAACAGCCGCGACGCTCAGGCCTTCGATCTGACCGAAGAACCGCTCGAGGTTCGTGAACGATATGGTCGTTCGGTCTTTGGTCAAGGCTGTCTGCTAGCTCGTCGCCTGGTCGAACGGGGTGTTCCTTTTATAGAAGTGTCACTCGGAACCAACAGCGGTGGAGTCGGTTGGGACACGCACAGCAACATCTTTGAAGATGTCCGCAGTCTTTCCGGCGAACTCGACGCCGGCTGGGCCAGTCTGATGGAAGATCTTGAAGAACGAGGGCTGCTCGAATCGACCACAATTATCTGGATGGGAGAATTCGGCCGCACTCCGAAGATTAACAACACGGGCGGTCGTGATCATTTTCCCCGCGCCTGGACAACGGTCCTCGCAGGTGGTGGAATTGCCGGAGGACAAGCCTACGGCCAGACCACAGCCGACGGCATGTCGGTCACCGACGGGCAGGTTTCCGTGCAGGATATGCTCGCGACTGTCTGCGAAGCTATCGGGATCGGCGGTAGTGCAACGAATCTCGCTCCCAATGGACGTCCCGTGCCCATCGCAGAAGGCATTCCGATTTCAGAGGTGCTCGCATGA